The genomic stretch TGGATGCCATGATTGTTATAGGCGGAAAAAGTAGTTCCAATACCCAGAAGCTGTACGACATATGCCGAAGGGAATGTAAGAACACTTACTATATCCAGACACTAGGTGATTTAGATCCTGATTGTGGAAATTCTGTGCGCAGCGTAGGTATTACAGCCGGGGCTTCAACCCCGAATTATATTATCGAGGAGGTTCATACTAATGTCAGAGTTAAGTTTTGAACAAATGTTAGAAGAATCATTGAAAACTATACGTACAGGAGAGATCGTCACTGGTAAAGTCATCGACGTAAAGGAAGATGAAATCGTCTTGAATATAGGTTACAAGTCCGACGGCATCATTCCGCGTAGCGAGTACACGGATGACCAGAATTTAGATCTTACAACTGTTGTACAGGTTGGTGAAGAGATGGAAGCCAAAGTCATCAAGGTAAACGATGGCGAAGGCCAGGTAGCCCTGTCTTACAAGAGATTGGCAGCAGACAGAGGCAATAAGAGATTAGAAGAAGCATTTGAAAACCACGAGGTACTTATTGCAAAAGTTGCGCAGGTACTTGACGGTGGTTTAAGTGTGGTTGTAGAGGGAGCAAGAGTCTTCATTCCTGCAAGCCTGGTATCCGATAGCTATGAGAAGGATTTATCCAAGTATGCAGATAAGGAGATTGAATTTGTCATTACCGAATTCAATCCTAAGAGAAGAAGAATCATCGGCGACAGAAAGCAGATCATGGTAGCAAGAAGAGCCGAGCTGCAGAAGGAATTATTTGAAAGAATCCATACAGGTGATGTGGTAGAAGGTACCATCAAGAATGTAACCGATTTTGGTGCATTCATTGATCTTGGCGGTGCTGACGGCCTGCTTCATATTTCCGAGATGAGCTGGGGCAGAGTAGAGAGCCCGAAGAAAGCTTTCAAGGCAGGAGAGAAAATCAAAGTCCTGGTTAAGGATATCAACGGTGATAAGATCGCCCTCAGCTTAAAGTTCCCGGAGACAAATCCGTGGAAAGATGCTTCTACAAAATATGCAGTAGGCAACGTAGTAAGCGGAAGAGTTGCACGTATGACGGATTTCGGCGCATTTGTTGAGCTGGAGCCAGGCGTAGATGCACTGCTTCACGTATCCCAGATCTCCAAGGAGCATGTGGATAAACCTTCTGATGTTTTGGCAATCAGCCAGGAAATCGAAGCCAGAGTGGTTGATTTCAACGAAGGCGAAAAGAAAATCAGTTTAAGCATTAAAGCACTTCAGTCACAGGATGAGGCTGCAGACGACGGAACAGTATATTCTGACGAAGTTTAAGCATAATAGAAGATAGAACCTATAAGGAAGTGGAGAGATCCACTTCCTTTTTAGTGCAAAAAAACCTGTAGAAAGAAATGAGGTACAATATGAAAAACAGGATTAAGTTCTGTCTGGCAGCCATTCTTGTGCTGTCTCTTCTCCTGACTGGGTGCCGGAAGAAGATAGAGACACCTCCGGAGCAGACAGCAGCCCAGCCTGTCAACGTTCAGGGAGAAGCGGGAAGTGCTGCATCGGATGAGTCAGCGGTCGTGCGGCTGGAGGATGACTATTATGATCATGTGGACCGGAAAATCCTGGACCAGGTGGAAATACCGAAGGATTCCAGCGGATGGAGTTATTTTTATCAGCTGGAAAAGGACTCCTATGAAGTTCTTGAGGGGGTATTGGAAGAGGCTGTAAAAAACCGGAAACAGGCAAAGCCAGGTTCCCTGGAGCAGAAAATTGCGGACTTATATTTAACGGCTCTGGATATGAAAGGGCGGGAAAAAGCGGGATTTGGCCAGCTTAAACCCTATCTGGATGAGTTGAATAATGCCTCAGACATCGATGGGTATTTAAAAGCAGTGGGAAACATCTATGGGGATCTGGGAGTAAACAGCATTCTTACGGTACAGTGGATGGAAGATATGAAGGATTCCAGCCGGTACGCCCTGTACGTGGATGGAGCGGATCTTGGTCCGGGAAAGGAAACCCTGGAGGATAAAACCCAGGCAAAGCTGATGGACCGGTACCAGGATTACATCAGAAGTACCCTGGAATATACGGGCATGAGCCGTGAGGAGGCAGAGAAAGCTGCTGCTGATATTATGGCGCTTCAGAAGGATTTAGCTGCAAGTGCCCTTCCCTTAAGCCAGCAAAATGACCCCGATATCATATACAACCCCTATTCCATGAAGGATTTAAAGGGTTTGCTTCCGGAAGGTGCTGCCGATTCTTATCTTTCGTCGGCGGGATTGACCGATGTTGATACCTTAGTGGTAACCCAGAAGGCGCAGATGGTAAAAATCGGTAAGTATCTGACCAATGATCATCTCCCTGTTTTAAAGAACTATTCCATATTCAGCCTGGTGAATGATTTTGCACCATATCTTACCCCTGAAATCAGAGATAATTATCAGGACTGGAATAATACCCAGAACGGTATTAAGGAAAGAAAGACCGACCAGAAGCTGGCTAGTGAAAGAACCCAGAATATGCTTGGGTTTGAATTCGGCAGGCTATATGTGGAAAAGCGTTTTTCAAAAGAAGATAAAACGGCCATTGAAGAGATGGTCCGCCATATCCTTGAGAATTATAAAAAGCAGATTATGGGCCTGGACTGGATGGGAGAAGAAACAAAGTCAGCCGCTATTAAAAAGCTGGATAACATGACCCTTAAGATCGGATATCCGGATAAATGGCCCAACGATTATGCAAAAGCCACCATTACACCGGTTGAAAAGGGGGGGAACTTAATCAACAATGTCATTTCCCTTACAAAGGCTCAAAATGCTGTGAACAGGGAAAAGGTCCGTAAACCGGTGGATAAAACGGAATGGGGCATGACGCCTCAGACGGTGAATGCCTATTATAATCCCACTGGAAATGAAATCGTATTTCCAGCCGCCATATTGCAGGCACCTTTCTATGATGCTGACAAGGATTATGCATCAAATCTGGGAGGGATCGGAACGGTCATTGCCCATGAAGTCAGCCACGCCTTTGATTCCTCCGGTTCTCTTTATGATGAAAATGGAAATTATCATGTATGGTGGACCAGTGAGGACAGAGCCAAATTTGAACAGCTGGCGGACCAGGTGGTGGCCTACTATGACGGGCAGGAAGGTTATAAAGGACGTCACGTAAACGGAGCACAGACTTTAAATGAAAATATCGCGGATCTCGGTTCCATGGCCTGCATCACCTCCATTGTTGGAGATGATGCAGAGAGTCTGAAGCTGGTTTTTGAGCAGTTCGCAACCATATGGGCGGCGAAATATACACCGGAAAGCATGATCAGGAGGTTAAACACGGATGTTCATTCTCCGGCCAAGGTGAGGGTTAATGCAGTGCTTAGCGCTACCGACGCTTTCTATAAGGCTTATCCGGAAATAAAGGAAGGAGATGCCATGTACGTGGCACCCCAAAAGCGGGTGAAAATCTGGTAAGACAAGATAAGAGTGGCTGCGGCAAATAGTTATGCTATTTTGCCGCAGCTTTTCTTTCTGTGCTTTTCTGTGATGGACAAAAAGATTTCACAAAAATCTTGACAACTGCCCTGCGTTAGTGTATACTAACTATTGCGTAATGGGAATGATTCTCATTAATATTATTAAATAACATTTCATAGGTATACCTTTACGTCCCGCAATGCAGAACTGGCCCCTGTCCTAAATGCAAGGGCAATATGAAAAAGAAAGAAGATGATGGATGATGCCTCTGACAATGGTGAGAACAGGCGAACCGAATGTGATCCGCAAGGTAGGCGGCAAGGAGGAAACAAGACGCTTTTTAGAGAATCTGGGCTTTGTGTCCGGAGGAGTTGTGACGGTTGTTTCTGAAATGGGCGGTAATATGATTGTGAATGTTAAGGATTCCAGAGTGGCCATTGGCAAAGATATGGCCAATAAGATTCTGGTGGAATAGAGAGGGAGGAAGACAATGACATTAAAGGAAATTCCATGCGGAAAAACAGTTAAGGTAACAAAGCTTACCGGGGAAGGACCAATCAAAAGACGGATCATGGACATGGGAATCACAAAAGGTGTGGACATTTATGTGAGAAAGGTTGCTCCCCTTGGGGATCCGGTTGAAGTGACGGTAAGAGGATATGAATTATCCCTGCGGAAAGCGGATGCGGAAATGATTCTTGTAGAGTAATTTTTGCAAGTAAGTTAGTTAAGACTAATATCCGATAAATCAGATGCTGACAGGCAGAAAGAGGTAGAGTATGTCAATTAAGATTGCATTAGCAGGTAATCCAAACTGCGGAAAGACAACACTGTTTAACGCGCTTACGGGATCCAATCAGTTTGTGGGGAACTGGCCGGGCGTAACAGTAGAGAAGAAAGAAGGAAAGCTGAAAGGCCATAAAGATGTGATCATCATGGACCTTCCCGGCATTTATTCACTTTCTCCCTATACCCTGGAAGAGGTGGTAGCGAGAAATTATCTGATCACTGACCGGCCGGATGCGATTTTAAATATCGTAGACGGAACCAATATTGAGCGTAACTTATACTTGTCCACACAGCTTATGGAACTGGGTATTCCGGTGATCATGGCAGTCAACATGATGGATATTGTTGAGAAAAACGGAGACAAGATACATATCCAAAAGCTGAGCCAGAAGCTGGGCTGTGATGTCGTTGAGATTTCCGCATTAAAGGGAACCGGAATACAGGAAGCGGCAAAAAAGGCCGTAGCCCTGGCTAATCTGAAAAACAATACGGCTCCAGTCCATAAATTCGCACCGGAAGTGGAATCTGTTCTGGATTCTATAGAAGATAAGCTGGGGAATGAAATTCCGGAAGAGCAGAAGCGCTTCTTTGCCATCAAGCTTTTAGAAAAAGATAATAAGATCCAGACCCAGATGAAGCATGTGCCGGATGTATCGGAAGAAATCAACCGGATCGAAAAAGAAATGGATGACGACACCGAGAGCATCATCACCAATGAGCGTTATGTTTATATTTCATCCATCATCCATGAGTGTTTTACTCGCAATAAAGTAGAAAAACTGACTATTTCTGATAAGATTGACAGGATCGTAACAAACCGCTTCCTGGCTCTGCCTATCTTTGCACTGGTTATGTTTCTTGTATATTATGTTTCTGTAACAACCGTTGGAACCTGGGCAACTGACTGGGCCAATGACGGCGTATTCGGAGAGGGCTTTAGTTTCTTTGGCCTTGAAGTTCCCGGTGTGCCTGTTGTTGTAGAAGGCGTTTTAACTGCTGTAGGCTGTGCAGATTGGCTGCAGGGACTGATTCTTGACGGAATTATAGCCGGTGTCGGCGCTGTTCTTGGTTTCGTGCCTCAGATGCTGGTACTCTTCATCTTCCTGGCGTTTTTGGAGGCCTGCGGCTACATGGCGAGAGTTGCTTTCATCATGGACCGTATTTTCCGCCGGTTTGGTCTTTCCGGCAAGTCTTTTATCCCGATGTTAATCGGAAGCGGCTGCGGCGTGCCTGGAATTATGGCTTCCCGTACCATTGAAAATGACCGTGACCGTAAGATGACGATCATGACAACTACCTTTATTCCCTGCGGAGCAAAGCTTCCCATCATCGCTTTGATTGCAGGTGCATTGTTTGGCGGAGCAGCCTGGGTGGCTCCAAGTGCTTACTTTGTAGGAATAGCAGCCATCGTTTGCTCAGGAATTATTTTAAAGAAGACAAAAATGTTTGCAGGAGATCCGGCGCCTTTTGTTATGGAACTTCCGGCTTACCATATGCCTACCGTTGGAAATATTTTAAGAAGTATGTGGGAACGCGGCTGGTCCTTTATTAAAAAAGCAGGTACCATCATTCTTTTAGCAACCATCTTTGTTTGGTTTACTTCCTTCTTTGGCTGGGTTGACGGCCAGTTCAGGATGTTAGACGCTTTGGAACTTGATCACAGCATTCTTGCGGCAGTTGGAGGAACAATTAGCTGGATCTTCGCACCTCTTGGCTGGGGTGACTGGAAATCTGCGGTTGCAGCCATTACCGGACTGATTGCAAAAGAAAACGTAGTAGGCACGTTCGGTATCCTGTTCGGTTTTGCGGAAGTTGCAGAAGACGGATCTGAAATCTGGGGAACGCTTGCAAGCAGCATGACTCCTTTGGCAGCATATTCCTTCCTGATATTCAATCTACTTTGTGCCCCGTGCTTTGCTGCTATGGGAGCCATCAAAAGAGAGATGAACAATATCAGATGGTTCTGGTTTGCTGTCGGATATCAGTCACTTCTGGCTTATGTCGTATCCCTGTGCGTTTTCCAGATCGGGTCCCTGATTTACACAGGAACTTTTGGAATCTTTACTATCGTTGCCTTTGCCCTGATCGCAGGATTTATTTACCTGCTGGTAAGGCCGTCAAAAGAACAAAAGGTATCAAACATTCATTTAAACAAAGTGGCAGGAGCGAAATAGGCTTGCCCCATGAGAGCCTGCACCTAATCTGCAGGCTCGAACTATAAGGAGGTACTTTATGGGAACACTGGTTGTTTTTATCGTTGTTGCCGGGCTGGTGTCATTGGCAGTAAGAAGCATGGTCAATGACAAAAAGAACGGAAAATCCATTCAGTGCGGCGGAGATTGTAAACACTGCGGAGGCCATTGCCATTAAGAACGGCGGCAGCTGGAAGAATTAAGCGGAGGCGCGCAAATGGAGAAATTAACGAACATCAATGAAAAAAGAAAAACGCCTGATTCCAGAAGCTATCACAGGACCAGAATGCAGAAAGAGCTGATCATAGAAAAGCTGAAGGAAAAGGGCTGCAGAATCACAAAGCAGCGCAGTACGCTGTTAGATATCATATTGGAGCATGAATGCTCCAGCTGCAAGGAGATTTATTATAAGGCATCAGGCGTTGATGAGACAATCGGCGCTGCGACCGTCTACCGGATGGTCAATATCCTGGAGGAGATCGGAGCCATCAGCCGAAAGAACATGTATAAGGTGGTTTATTCGGAAACCTGCCCCATGGAGGAGGCATGTACAGTAGTTTTAGACGATGAGACCACCTATCAGCTTTCTGCAAAGAACTGGAACTCAGTGGTTCAGGCCGGCCTTGCCGCCTGCGGATACCTGGACGGTCAGAAAATATCCTCCATCATTGTCAGACCTTGTGATTGTGAAAACGCTGACTGCATCTGATATCTGATATGAAGTTGACGATAACCAACTAAAGGAACAGGTTTAGAAACCTATGAATAGAGGATCAGAATTTAAGTTATGCACGAATAATGTACGATCCGGTGATCGGGGCCCTGGCATTAAAGCATTGGGGTTACTTGACTTTCTGACCGTACCGTTGTATACTTGCAATGAAAATTAAAAGGGGTGCTGGAGAAAATCCGGCTGAGATAAGGCAGCATTGCTTTAAACCCTGTAACCTGATCTGGATAATGCCAGCGTAGGAAGCTTTCAGGCTAAGCCTGTTCACCCGCCCGGATATCCGGGCGGGTTTTTGATTTCTATTAATGATAAAAGGAGAGAGAAGACATGAATGCAAGCGTAGCGATCCAGACATTGCCTGAGGCAAAGAATGATGAGGAACTGATCCGTATTGTTGACCAGGTGATCGATTATATTAAGAGCACAGGACTGAACTATTATGTGGGGCCTTTTGAAACCGCCATTGAAGGGGATTATGATGAACTGATGGACATTGTTAAGGAATGCCAGCACATTGCCATAAGAGCAGGTGCTCCCTCTGTTGCCGCTTATATCAAAGTCACCTACCGGCCGGAAGGGGAGGTACTTACCATTGAAAAGAAAGTCACAAAGCATCACAAGTAAGCTTTGGTCCAGCTCTGCGGTTATTGGGCTTCTGGTATTGTGGCAGGGGATCAGTTCATTCGGTCTTGTGGACCGCTTTCTGCTCCCTTCGCCCGTCAGTGTCGGAAGGGCATTCGCCAAGGAATTCCCGGTACTGGCAGTCAATGCGGGAATCACCCTTGCCGAGGCGTTTACCGGGCTTTTCCTGGGGGTGGCAACCGGTTTTGTGATCGCTGTGATCATGGATCATTTTGAAGGACTTTACCGGGCTTTTTATCCGCTGATCGTTCTGACACAGACCGTTCCCACGGTTGCCATTGCCCCTCTACTGGTATTGTGGTTTGGCTACGGAATGGCTCCTAAGGTGATCCTCATTGTCTTAACTACCTTCTTTCCCATTACCGTGGGCATGCTTTCCGGTTTTAAATCAGTGAATCCGGATGCGGTGAATCTTTTAAAATCCATGGGAGCCGGAAGAGTAAAAATATTTCGTTATATTAAGCTTCCCGGAGCTATGGGACAGTTTTTTGCAAGTCTTCGCATCTCGGTTTCCTATGCCGTGGTCGGAGCGGTCATCTCCGAATGGCTGGGAGGCTTTGGCGGACTGGGGGTATACATGACCCGGGTGAAAAAATCCTTTGCCTTTGATAAGATGTTTGCGGTCATTTTTCTCATATCGGCCATCAGCCTACTTCTTATGAAAGGGGTGGACGTGCTTTCTAAGAAATGCATGCCATGGGATAATCAGTGATATGATACAATTGGAGGAATATATGAAAAAATCAGGTTTGGTAATCTTAATGGCGGCAGCGGCTGCCGCAATTCTCACTGCCTGCGGGGGAACCGGGAAACAGGCAGCAAATACGAATTCATCGGATTTAAAAAAAGTGACATTTGTCCTGGACTGGACTCCCAATACCAATCATACCGGACTTTATGTGGCTGAGGAAAAGGGATATTTCAAAGCCGAAGGGCTTGAGGTAGAAATCGTTCAGCCTCCTGAGGATGGGGCGGCAGTTCTGGTAGCCTCAGGAAAAGCCCAGTTCGGAATGTCCTTTCAGGACTCCATGGCACCGGCTCTTGCAGGGGAAAATGCCCTTCCCATAACGGCAGTAGCAGCGGTCATCCAGCATAACACCTCCGGTATTATTTCCAGAAAAGGCGAGGGGATGGCATCTCCAAAGGGAATGGAAGGAAAGAAATATGCCACCTGGGATATTCCGGTGGAAAAGGCCATGGTAAAAGACGTGGTAGAAGAAGGTGGAGGAGACTTTTCAAAAGTGCAGCTGATTCCCAGTACTGTTACGGATGAGGTTTCCGCATTAAAATCAAAATCAGTAGATGCCATCTGGATCTTTTATGCATGGGCTGGTGTCAAAATGGAAGTGGAAGGTCTTGATACGGATTATTTTGCATTTGCAGATTTGAACCCAGTGTTTGATTATTACACGCCGGTCATTATTGCGGGAAATGATTTCTTAAAGCAGGAGCCTGAGACAGCCAGAGCCTTTTTAAGGGCTGTGAGCAAAGGATATGAGGAGGCAGGAAAAGACCCGGAGGAGGCAGCCCGTATCTTACTTAAGGCGGCGCCGGAGCTTGATGAAAAGCTGGTAATGGAAAGTCAGAAATACCTGGCGGATAAATATCAGGCAGATGGGAAAGCGTGGGGATCTATAGATCCGGAACGGTGGAACAGGTTTTATGGCTGGCTGAATGAGAATGGCCTTTCCGATCCTGAGATTCCAGAAAATGCCGGGTTTTCAAATGATTATCTGCCTCAGTAAGTTAAGAGGATTTGATCTTTGCAGCATTCGCCGGAGGCAGGAAAGCCTGCAAACATAAAGGAGGAAACCATGACTCACTTAAAGGTGGAAGGCATTACAAAATCCTTTGATGAAAAGACGGTCTTAAAAGGCGTATCCTTAGAGCTTAAGGAAGGGGAGCTGGTATCTCTTCTTGGAGTCAGCGGAGGAGGAAAGACTACACTGTTTCATATCATTGCAGGCCTTTCTCTGCCGGATGAGGGACATGTATATCTGAATGAAGAAGAAATTACCGGAAAGCCGGGGTCTGTCAGTTATATGCTGCAAAAGGATCTTTTGCTGCCATACCGCACCATCGTGGACAATGTGGCCCTACCCCTTTTAATTAAGGGCATGAAGAAAACAGAGGCCAGAAAAAAGGCAGGAGAATATTTTAAACAGTTTGGGCTGGAAGGGACGGAGAAACAGTACCCTTCCCAGTTATCCGGCGGTATGAGGCAGAGGGCAGCTCTTTTAAGGACGTATCTGTTCTCCAACCGCATCGCTCTTCTTGATGAACCTTTTTCCGCTCTTGACATGATGACCAAGCGGGGGGTGCATGAATGGTATTTGAAGGTAATGGATGACATTCATCTTTCCACCCTTTTTATCACCCATGATATTGACGAAGCCATTCTTTTATCAGACCGCATCTGTATGCTGACCGGATCTCCCGGCAGGATTACAAAGGAAATCATCATAAAGGAACCAAAACCGCGAGATAAGGATTTTAATATTTCAAAGGAATTTCTGGAATATAAGAGGGAGATTTTAAAGCATTTGGAAGGGATATGATTGCAGCGGGCTTTTTTAAAGCCCGCTGTTTTTTTAAAATTAAAACCTTATTGAGAATATCTGTTTTAAGCACGATTTCTTAATTAATTTCATCCTCTGACTGCTGTTCCAAACGAAAAAGCTTCATATATTCTTCCAGAATCAATTCCGTCACCAGATAAAAACCAATTCTTGATGTAATATCGGCATCTCTGTAATTCATTTTTCTAAAATAGGCATACAGGCTAACCACACTGCTGCCGGAAATCGGGTTCTGACTCATTCCTGTAAGGGTAACGATAGGAACTCCCCTGGTCTGGGCAATGTAGGAAAGCTTGCATATGATATCGGTACTTCCAGAATAACTGATGAAAAAAGCGATCTGTCCTGGTGCCAGGTTATTGGCATACAAGATACAGTTATCACGGTCATCAGGGACAATAATGATCTTATTCAGATGCTCAAGTTTTTTTGCCAGATCCAAAGCTACGATCCTGGAAAGGCCCAGTGCAAAAAATATCACCTGGCGGCTTTCATAAATCAGCCTTGCCGTTTTCTCAATGTTCTGCCGTGAATTAATGGCCAGTGTCTGTTTTAAGCTGTCCATAACAGTGGTCTGCTGCTCAGCGGCCTCTATTCCATACTGTCTCCGTTCATGTATGATCTGGTATTTCAACTCACTGAACCCGTGATAGCCCAGTTTTTTACAAAGTCTAACAATGGAGTTTGGCGACAGATATAACTCTTCCGCCACCTTTGCGATCTTTAAATCTTGCAATATACCGTAATGTTCCAGTAAATAATTGACAATTCTTTCTTCTGTAGGATTCAGCTTTATTCCCCTGTTTGACAGCTGGTCAAAAAAATTCATCTTTCACCCTCCGGAGCCCTATTCTTGATGTGAAATATTACACATTTTGTGTTTATTGATACCTTTTGTATATAAATAATAATATACTTCCAAACACTTGTAAATTAAAATCAATCCATTATTATAAAGTTATAATTTCATACCGGTATTGAAATCATAACTTTAAGGAGATGGAGGATCTTAAATGAAAGAGTTTTGGCAAAAATTTGGAAAATCGCTGCTTCTGCCCATTTCTACCATAGCAGTCGCCGGTATATTCAGCGGTCTTGCGGCAGCAATGCAAAACAGCGCAATTGTAGGGGAAACTTTTGCAAATCTTGTTTACGTCCAGAATTTTATTGGCTTTATCCGAAAGCTGGCTGGACTGGTATTCGGAAACCTGCCTTTGTTTTTCTGTATGTCTATCGCTATAGGCATGGCAAAGGATGAAAAACCGACCGCGGCATTTTCCGCTGTCCTGGGCTTCCTTGTATTCCATTACACGTTAAATTACATTCTGGGACTGAAAGGTATTACCGCTGAATCCACCAGCATCAGCAAGCTTATGGAGCAGGGGATGTCACAGGTGGATGCAACCATTGTAAATGCGAAGTATGAGACCATGCTGGGATATTTCACACTCCGCATGAATGTATTCGGAGGCATTTTGGTAGGACTTCTTGTAAACGCTTTACATAACCGGTTCTACACCATCACACTTCCAAGCGCCGTTAATTTTTTCGGCGGAAAACGCTTTGTCCCGCTGATTACCATTATCACCATCCCACTGGCAGGAATCGCATCTTACTTCATCTGGCCGTTCTTTAACACATTCATCGGACTGATTGGCAACTGGATCAACTCCATTGGTGTATTCGGGCCTTTTGTATACGGTGCTGCCAACAGGCTTTTGATCCCTACCGGCCTTCATCATATTCTAAACCAGGTGGTACGCTTTACACCGGTAGGCGGAACAGCAACCATAGATGGCCAGACTGTCATGGGCGCGTTAAATATCTTTAATACTGCCATTGCATCAAACAGCCAGGTTCCAAATGATGTATTCCAGATGGGCGCCCGCTACGTAGGCCAGGGGCACTCCCTTATTGTTATCTTCGGCCTTCCGGCTGCTGCCTTTGCAATGTACCGGTCTGCAGATGATCAAAACAAAAAAAGAGTCAAGGCACTGCTCTCCGCAAGTGTTACCGCTTCAATCCTTACAGGTGTTACAGAGCCGCTGGAATTTTCCTTTATGTTTATCTCACCGGTGCTTTTCCTGTTCCATGTATTCATGACAGGAATCGGCTATATGGCGGCCGCT from Lacrimispora sphenoides JCM 1415 encodes the following:
- the rpsA gene encoding 30S ribosomal protein S1, whose product is MSELSFEQMLEESLKTIRTGEIVTGKVIDVKEDEIVLNIGYKSDGIIPRSEYTDDQNLDLTTVVQVGEEMEAKVIKVNDGEGQVALSYKRLAADRGNKRLEEAFENHEVLIAKVAQVLDGGLSVVVEGARVFIPASLVSDSYEKDLSKYADKEIEFVITEFNPKRRRIIGDRKQIMVARRAELQKELFERIHTGDVVEGTIKNVTDFGAFIDLGGADGLLHISEMSWGRVESPKKAFKAGEKIKVLVKDINGDKIALSLKFPETNPWKDASTKYAVGNVVSGRVARMTDFGAFVELEPGVDALLHVSQISKEHVDKPSDVLAISQEIEARVVDFNEGEKKISLSIKALQSQDEAADDGTVYSDEV
- a CDS encoding M13 family metallopeptidase → MKNRIKFCLAAILVLSLLLTGCRKKIETPPEQTAAQPVNVQGEAGSAASDESAVVRLEDDYYDHVDRKILDQVEIPKDSSGWSYFYQLEKDSYEVLEGVLEEAVKNRKQAKPGSLEQKIADLYLTALDMKGREKAGFGQLKPYLDELNNASDIDGYLKAVGNIYGDLGVNSILTVQWMEDMKDSSRYALYVDGADLGPGKETLEDKTQAKLMDRYQDYIRSTLEYTGMSREEAEKAAADIMALQKDLAASALPLSQQNDPDIIYNPYSMKDLKGLLPEGAADSYLSSAGLTDVDTLVVTQKAQMVKIGKYLTNDHLPVLKNYSIFSLVNDFAPYLTPEIRDNYQDWNNTQNGIKERKTDQKLASERTQNMLGFEFGRLYVEKRFSKEDKTAIEEMVRHILENYKKQIMGLDWMGEETKSAAIKKLDNMTLKIGYPDKWPNDYAKATITPVEKGGNLINNVISLTKAQNAVNREKVRKPVDKTEWGMTPQTVNAYYNPTGNEIVFPAAILQAPFYDADKDYASNLGGIGTVIAHEVSHAFDSSGSLYDENGNYHVWWTSEDRAKFEQLADQVVAYYDGQEGYKGRHVNGAQTLNENIADLGSMACITSIVGDDAESLKLVFEQFATIWAAKYTPESMIRRLNTDVHSPAKVRVNAVLSATDAFYKAYPEIKEGDAMYVAPQKRVKIW
- a CDS encoding FeoA family protein, whose product is MMPLTMVRTGEPNVIRKVGGKEETRRFLENLGFVSGGVVTVVSEMGGNMIVNVKDSRVAIGKDMANKILVE
- a CDS encoding FeoA family protein codes for the protein MTLKEIPCGKTVKVTKLTGEGPIKRRIMDMGITKGVDIYVRKVAPLGDPVEVTVRGYELSLRKADAEMILVE
- the feoB gene encoding ferrous iron transport protein B — translated: MSIKIALAGNPNCGKTTLFNALTGSNQFVGNWPGVTVEKKEGKLKGHKDVIIMDLPGIYSLSPYTLEEVVARNYLITDRPDAILNIVDGTNIERNLYLSTQLMELGIPVIMAVNMMDIVEKNGDKIHIQKLSQKLGCDVVEISALKGTGIQEAAKKAVALANLKNNTAPVHKFAPEVESVLDSIEDKLGNEIPEEQKRFFAIKLLEKDNKIQTQMKHVPDVSEEINRIEKEMDDDTESIITNERYVYISSIIHECFTRNKVEKLTISDKIDRIVTNRFLALPIFALVMFLVYYVSVTTVGTWATDWANDGVFGEGFSFFGLEVPGVPVVVEGVLTAVGCADWLQGLILDGIIAGVGAVLGFVPQMLVLFIFLAFLEACGYMARVAFIMDRIFRRFGLSGKSFIPMLIGSGCGVPGIMASRTIENDRDRKMTIMTTTFIPCGAKLPIIALIAGALFGGAAWVAPSAYFVGIAAIVCSGIILKKTKMFAGDPAPFVMELPAYHMPTVGNILRSMWERGWSFIKKAGTIILLATIFVWFTSFFGWVDGQFRMLDALELDHSILAAVGGTISWIFAPLGWGDWKSAVAAITGLIAKENVVGTFGILFGFAEVAEDGSEIWGTLASSMTPLAAYSFLIFNLLCAPCFAAMGAIKREMNNIRWFWFAVGYQSLLAYVVSLCVFQIGSLIYTGTFGIFTIVAFALIAGFIYLLVRPSKEQKVSNIHLNKVAGAK
- a CDS encoding FeoB-associated Cys-rich membrane protein; its protein translation is MGTLVVFIVVAGLVSLAVRSMVNDKKNGKSIQCGGDCKHCGGHCH
- a CDS encoding transcriptional repressor, whose protein sequence is MEKLTNINEKRKTPDSRSYHRTRMQKELIIEKLKEKGCRITKQRSTLLDIILEHECSSCKEIYYKASGVDETIGAATVYRMVNILEEIGAISRKNMYKVVYSETCPMEEACTVVLDDETTYQLSAKNWNSVVQAGLAACGYLDGQKISSIIVRPCDCENADCI
- a CDS encoding thiamine-binding protein gives rise to the protein MNASVAIQTLPEAKNDEELIRIVDQVIDYIKSTGLNYYVGPFETAIEGDYDELMDIVKECQHIAIRAGAPSVAAYIKVTYRPEGEVLTIEKKVTKHHK
- a CDS encoding ABC transporter permease, with protein sequence MKRKSQSITSKLWSSSAVIGLLVLWQGISSFGLVDRFLLPSPVSVGRAFAKEFPVLAVNAGITLAEAFTGLFLGVATGFVIAVIMDHFEGLYRAFYPLIVLTQTVPTVAIAPLLVLWFGYGMAPKVILIVLTTFFPITVGMLSGFKSVNPDAVNLLKSMGAGRVKIFRYIKLPGAMGQFFASLRISVSYAVVGAVISEWLGGFGGLGVYMTRVKKSFAFDKMFAVIFLISAISLLLMKGVDVLSKKCMPWDNQ
- a CDS encoding ABC transporter substrate-binding protein; protein product: MKKSGLVILMAAAAAAILTACGGTGKQAANTNSSDLKKVTFVLDWTPNTNHTGLYVAEEKGYFKAEGLEVEIVQPPEDGAAVLVASGKAQFGMSFQDSMAPALAGENALPITAVAAVIQHNTSGIISRKGEGMASPKGMEGKKYATWDIPVEKAMVKDVVEEGGGDFSKVQLIPSTVTDEVSALKSKSVDAIWIFYAWAGVKMEVEGLDTDYFAFADLNPVFDYYTPVIIAGNDFLKQEPETARAFLRAVSKGYEEAGKDPEEAARILLKAAPELDEKLVMESQKYLADKYQADGKAWGSIDPERWNRFYGWLNENGLSDPEIPENAGFSNDYLPQ